The sequence below is a genomic window from Curtobacterium sp. MCPF17_002.
ACGGCCGAGAAGGGCCTGCTGCTGCACTGCTCGACCCTCAACACCGAGGACACCGGTGCACCGTTCGCCGTGGCGCAGGCGGACCAGATCGCCGCGTACCGCGAACGCTTCGCCGAGCTGCACCCCGGGCGCAGGCCGAAGGTGGCGGTCGGCCGGATCGTCGTCCCGCTGCTCGACGACCACGACCGCGCGGTGCACGAGGAGTTCCTGACCGGGTACGCCTCCGGCATGGACGACGAGGGGCGCCCGCTCTCGGGCACGCCGCCGTTCCGCTTCAGCAAGGTGCTCTCCGGCGAACCGTCCGCCATCGTCGACGCACTGCTCGCCGACCCCGCGGTCCGCGCGACCGACGAGCTCGTGATCACCCTGCCCGCGAACGGCGACGCGGCCTCGCACGAACGGATCCTGCGCATCGTGGCCGAGGAGATCGCCCCGGCGGTGCGTGCGGCCGACGAGCGACCGGCTTCGGACTAGGGCATCCGGCTGGGCCCGCACCGTGGATGGTGAGGCCGCGGGAGCCCGGCCGGATGACCATCTCGTCCCTGATCCGTACGGGATGGTGCAACCATCGTTCCACCTACCGAACGGTTTGTCACACCAACTTGCGGATCGTGGACCGTAAAAATGACGATCGGTCATCCGTTTCTGCCGATCGGCATGAAGTCAACCGGTTGCCCTCTGCCCCGTGTCGTGGTGGGCAACCAACGCCACCGAAAGACGAATGCGCCCCCGCGCGGACGCGGGGACGCATTCTGGACGCACCAGGGCCACCAGGGCTCCATCGACCGGATCAGGAGGCCGTGTCGCACGCATGGCGACCCCGTCTCGGTGCGCGCACCGACGGTAACCAGCCGCCTGGCGCAGTTAGATGTTACTGAATGAACATCACCCCTGCGCGGAAACCGGACGAATCAGGCCATTTCGAGGGCCACGGTGCCCGCCAGGTCGACGACGGACGAGCCGACGTGCAGCGTGAACGTGCCGGACTCGTACTGCCAGGCACCGTCCCAGTGCGCGAACGCCCGCGCCGGGACCTCGATCGAGACCTCGGCGGACTCCCCCGCGCCGAGGCGCACCGGGGCGAACCCGACCAGCCAGCGAACGGGCCGGTCGACCGCCGACGCGTCCCGTGACGCGTACACCTGCACGACGTGCTTCCCGGCCCGGTCCCCCGTGTTCGCGACCGTCGCGGTCACGGTCACCGCGTCGCCCTCGCGGACGGTCGGCGTCGCCGTCACGCCGTCGATCGTCCAGGTCGTGTACCCGAGGCCGTGCCCGAACGGGTAGGCCGGTTCGGTGCCGGCACTGAGCCAGGCCCGGTAGCCGATGTGCACGCCCTCGTCGTAGGACACCTTGCCGTCGACCGGGGTGACGTCGAGCACGGGGACGTCGGCCATCGCGACCGGCCACGTCGTGGGCAGGCGTCCGCCCGGCTCCTGCGCGCCGGTGAGCACGTCGGCGAGCGCGTTGCCGTACTCCTGCCCGCCGAACCAGGTGAGGAGGACCGCGGCGACGTCGTTCCGCCACGGCATCTCCACCGGCGACCCGGCGTTGACGACCACGATCGTGTTCGGGTTGGCGGCGGCCACGGCGCGGACCAGGTCGTCCTGGTGCCCGGGCAGCGCGAGCGACGTCCGGTCGTAGCCCTCGGACTCCACCTTCGAGTTCGTGCCGACGACGACCACGGCGACGTCCGCCCCGGTCGCGGCGGACACGGCGGCGTCGATGAGCACCGACGGGTCCTCGTCGGAGGGCTCGGTGCCGAACTGGTACGCGAGCACCCCGCCGAGCGTCTCGTCCTGGATGACGTCGTACTCGATGCGGATCGCCACGTCCTGGCCCTCGGTCACCGCGGCCGGCACCGAGCGCGCCGGCGGGTTGAGGAACGCGGCGCCCAGCTGGTCGCCCTCGAACGGCACGTCCTCGTCGAGCAGGAGCTCGCCGTCGATCCACATCCGGGACCGTCCGGCGGCGCCGATGCCGAACCGGACGGTGCCGGTCGACGGCGCCGTGTAGGTCGTCGTGATGTCGAGCCGGTCGGCCTCGCGCGTCGGCGCATCGCCGCCGAACCAGAACAGCGCGGTGGCGCGGCGGTCCTCCACGTACAGCTCGGTGCCGTCCTTGACGAACGCCACCCGGGCGCCGGGCAGCCCGGTCGCGGGGTTCGTGATGGTGGCCAGCGGGAACTCCGCGATGCCCTCCTGCACGACGGCGCCGATCGCGTAGTCCACCGTCGCACCGGGGAAGGCCGCGCGGATGCCGTCGAGCGGCGACACCACGGACGCCGGCACGACCGTGGCCGAACCGCCGCCCTGGGTGCGGGCCTGGTCGGCGTTGTGGCCGATCACGGCGACGCGCGCGACGGCGGCCGAGGAGAGCGGCAGGACGCCGGTGTTCCGGACCAGGACGGTGCCCTCGGCCTCGGCTTCGCGGACGAACGCGACGCCGTCCTCGACGCGCACGGGCGACGCTGCGACGGGTTCGAACCCCTCGAGCGCTCCGACGCGGGCGGCGAGGGTCAGGATGCGGCGGACCTTGCGGTCGATGTCGGCCTCGGGGACCGCTCCGGACAGCACGGCGGCGAGCAGCGGCCCCTCGCTCCACCACGGGTTCGGTCCGGGCATCGCGACGTCCTGGGACGCCTTCGCCGAGTCCACCGATCGCACCCCGGTCCAGTCGGACACCACGATGCCGTCGAAGCCCCACTCCGAGTTGAGCGGGGTCTCGAGCAGGTCGTTCTCGGACGCAGTCACGCCGTTGATCGCGTTGTACGACGACATGATCGCCCAGGCGTGCGCCTCGGTCACGGCCTTCTCGAACGCGAGCAGGTACAGCTCGCGGAGCGCCCGGTCGGACACCTCGGTCGACGCGGTGAAGCGGTCGGTCTCGTAGTCGTTCGCGATGTAGTGCTTCGGCGTCGCGGCGACGCCGTTCTCCTGCACGCCGTCGACGTAGGACGCCGCGAGGTCGCCGGTGAGCACCGGGTCCTCGCTGAACGCCTCGAAGTGACGGCCGCCCAGCGGGGAGCGGTGCAGGTTGATGGTCGGGCCGAGCACGACGTCGACGCCCTTGCGCCGGGCCTCCACGGCCGCGGCGGCGCCGTAGCGCTTGGCGATCGCACGGTCCCACGAGGCCGACAGGGCCGTCGCGGACGGCAGGTTGAGGGACGGGTCGCGCTCGTCCCACACCTCACCACGGACACCCGAGGGCCCGTCGGACATCAGGATGCGGCGCAGCCCGATCTTCTCGATGGGCCAGGTCGTCCAGAAGTCGCGGCCGGTGAGCAGCTGCACCTTCTCCTCGGTGGTCAACTGGTCCAGGAGCGCGTCGATGCGCTCGGTCAGCGGCGTCGTCGCCGGACTGGAGGCAGTGCTCGCGTCGTTCATGGTGCTCACGATGGTGGGTCCTCTCGATCAGTGCCACCGTACCAACAAAACCGAATGGCGGTTGGTTTTGTGGATCGGTCCCGAGTTCTCCGGACCGGCCCGAGTTCTCCGGACCGGCCCGAGTTCTCCGGACCACCGCAGGGCGGTAGGGTCCTGCCATGGCACGACGGGGTTCGTACGCGAAGGGCATCGCGAAGCGCGAGGAGATCCTCACGGTCGCGCTCGACCTCGTCGCGCAGCAGGGCTTCCGCCGCACGAGCATCAAGGACATCGCCGACGCGGTGGGGCTCACGCAGGCGGGGCTCCTGCACTACTTCGACTCGAAGGACGAGCTCTGGGTCGAGATCCTGCGTCGCCGCGACGAGATCGACCTCGCGCACGAGTGGCACGCCTCCGACCCGGCCGCGTTGCTCGCCGCCATCGTCCGGCACAACACCGAGGTCCCCGGGCTCGTGCAGATGTTCGTCAACCTGTCCGCGGCCGCGGCGACGGACCCCGGGCACCCGGCGCACGAGTACTTCCGGGAGCGCTACGAGCGCAGCCGCCGCGACCTCTCCGCCGACTTCCGCACCATGCAGGAGGACGGCCGGCTCCGGGCGGACGTCGACCCCGTCGAGCTGACGAGCGTCCTGCTCGCGGTGTCGGACGGCATGCAGATCCAGTGGCTCTACGACCCGACCCGCGACATGGCGGAGCACGTCGAGCTGGTCGCGCGGCTCGCGATCGCGCAGGCGGTCCCGTCGGCCTGACGGTCGGCCCGACAGACGGCGCGACGGTCGGCCGGCCAGACGGCCCGACGGGCGGTCTGACCGGGAGGCACGGCGTGCGGTCGCCGGACAGGTACCGCCAGTGCCTGGTCACCTCCCACGACCGCACGGCAGGATGGGCCGTGCCCGCGAGGGCGATCCGACGACGATGTGGAGTGACGCGATGACGCGTGTAGTGGTGACCGGCGGCAGCGGCAAGCTCGGACGGGCGGTGGTGCGGGACCTCGATGCACACGGGTACGACGTGGTCCTGGTGGACCGCGTCCCCTCCCCCGACAAGCCCGAGCGGGTGCAGTTCGTCCGCACCGACCTCGGCGACCACGGCCAGGTCCTCGGCGTCCTGCTGGGGGTCGACGACCGGTACGACCACGTCGACGCCGTGGTGCACCTGGCGGCCGTCCCGGCCCCGGGCCAGGTGCCCGACGTCGCCCTCATCACGAACAACGTGACGGCGTCGATCAACGTCTTCCACGCGGCCCGTGCCGCACGCATCAAGAACGTGGTGTGGGCATCGAGCGAGACCCTGCTCGGCATCCCGATGGGTGAGCACCACCCGCCCTACCTGCCGGTCGACGAGGAGTTCGCGGTCCGCCCGCAGTCCTCGTACTCCCTCGGCAAGGCGGTGGAGGAGGAGATGGCCCGTCACTTCACCCGGTGGGACCCGGAGCTGAAGATGATCGGCCTGCGGTTCTCGAACGTCATGGACGAGACGGACTACCCGGCGTTCCCGTGGGACGCCACCCCCGAGGCGAAGACCTTCAACCTGTGGTCGTACATCGACTCCCGCGACGGGGCCCAGGCCGTCCGGAAGTCGCTCGAGGCCGAGCTCACCGGCTTCGAGGCGTTCGTCATCGCCAGCCCCGACACCGTGATGGACACCCCGACGATCGAACTCGTCGAGCAGTTCGTGCCGGAGATCGAGCGCCGCGCCGACATCGACGGCGTCAGCTCGCTCCTGTCGTCCGAGAAGGCCCGGGAGCTCCTCGGCTACGCCCCCGAGCACACCTGGCGCAACCACCGCTCCTGAACGGCAAGCCCGCGGGGTGGGCGGGCGCCGGTCAGGCGGGGAGCAGCAGGCCGTCGAGCACGAGGTCCCGGGCGCGCGGCAGCAGGTCCGCCGTGAGCGCCCGCTCGTCCGCCCCGGTGATCTGTGCGATCGCACCGATGATCGCCGCCACCGACAGGTCCCCGTCGCACGCGCCGACGAACGCGGCGAGCGCCGTGTCCGCGTCGACCCGACGTCCGAACCCGCCGCCCTGCACCAGGGTCATCACCGTCGGGTCGTCGTTGCCCGGCCAGTAGAAGCGCTCCTCGGTGACGTCCCCGGCCACCCGCAGGTGCGCCGCGGCGAGCGCGTCGTCGTCGTGCGCACCGAGCCACTCGGCCGCGTCGAGGACGCGGGCGACGGTCGCACCGAGCCCCGCGGGGTTGGAGCCGAGCGTCTCGGGGAGGCGCTCGGCGCGGCGGAGGTGCACCGCGCCTCCAGGCCCTGCCACTCCGGCAGCGGGTCGTCGGACGACGACGTAGCCGAACCCGACCCCGGTGACCCTGCGGGCCTGGAAGTCGTCGAGCCAGGCGTCGACGAGCTGGTCGAACGCGGCGGTGCCGGGTTTGGTGCCGCCGTCGCGGATCCAGATCTCGGCGTAGCCGGGCGGGTCCTGCCGTTCACGCTCGATGACCCACGTGTCGAGCCCGGTGCCCTCGAACCAGGAGCCGACCCGGTCGAGACCGTCGACGCCCCAGTGGTACTCCCAGTTGCCGAGGAGCTGCGCCGTCCCGCCGGGCTCGAGGTGGTCCGCGAGCCCACGGAGGACGGTCTCGACCAGGGCGTCGCCGACCATGCCGCCGTCGCGGTACTCGTACGAGGGGACGCCCTCGCGGCGCGGGGTGATGACGAACGGCGGGTTGGAGACGATCCGGTCGAAGCGCTCCCCCGCGACCGGCTCGAACAGCGAGCCGTACCGGAACTCGATGC
It includes:
- a CDS encoding glycoside hydrolase family 3 C-terminal domain-containing protein gives rise to the protein MNDASTASSPATTPLTERIDALLDQLTTEEKVQLLTGRDFWTTWPIEKIGLRRILMSDGPSGVRGEVWDERDPSLNLPSATALSASWDRAIAKRYGAAAAVEARRKGVDVVLGPTINLHRSPLGGRHFEAFSEDPVLTGDLAASYVDGVQENGVAATPKHYIANDYETDRFTASTEVSDRALRELYLLAFEKAVTEAHAWAIMSSYNAINGVTASENDLLETPLNSEWGFDGIVVSDWTGVRSVDSAKASQDVAMPGPNPWWSEGPLLAAVLSGAVPEADIDRKVRRILTLAARVGALEGFEPVAASPVRVEDGVAFVREAEAEGTVLVRNTGVLPLSSAAVARVAVIGHNADQARTQGGGSATVVPASVVSPLDGIRAAFPGATVDYAIGAVVQEGIAEFPLATITNPATGLPGARVAFVKDGTELYVEDRRATALFWFGGDAPTREADRLDITTTYTAPSTGTVRFGIGAAGRSRMWIDGELLLDEDVPFEGDQLGAAFLNPPARSVPAAVTEGQDVAIRIEYDVIQDETLGGVLAYQFGTEPSDEDPSVLIDAAVSAATGADVAVVVVGTNSKVESEGYDRTSLALPGHQDDLVRAVAAANPNTIVVVNAGSPVEMPWRNDVAAVLLTWFGGQEYGNALADVLTGAQEPGGRLPTTWPVAMADVPVLDVTPVDGKVSYDEGVHIGYRAWLSAGTEPAYPFGHGLGYTTWTIDGVTATPTVREGDAVTVTATVANTGDRAGKHVVQVYASRDASAVDRPVRWLVGFAPVRLGAGESAEVSIEVPARAFAHWDGAWQYESGTFTLHVGSSVVDLAGTVALEMA
- a CDS encoding TetR/AcrR family transcriptional regulator; translated protein: MARRGSYAKGIAKREEILTVALDLVAQQGFRRTSIKDIADAVGLTQAGLLHYFDSKDELWVEILRRRDEIDLAHEWHASDPAALLAAIVRHNTEVPGLVQMFVNLSAAAATDPGHPAHEYFRERYERSRRDLSADFRTMQEDGRLRADVDPVELTSVLLAVSDGMQIQWLYDPTRDMAEHVELVARLAIAQAVPSA
- a CDS encoding methyltransferase — encoded protein: MTDALRQDLTAAGFTVDRLDGLWGAEAAASLHRGSRVAALRALAARDTTPLSTLATLFVLGLPVARADADAAFPTAGLDAVIAAGLVRPEDTGSEDGTPDAGTEDGTVAPTVDLRPYAFVDDLGAGSWWIVSDLGELALGTALGEEHVLGIGGATTTLSGLQVPVPVRRVLDLGTGCGIQAMHARRFADEVVATDISRRALDIARFNAQLNDIDGIEFRYGSLFEPVAGERFDRIVSNPPFVITPRREGVPSYEYRDGGMVGDALVETVLRGLADHLEPGGTAQLLGNWEYHWGVDGLDRVGSWFEGTGLDTWVIERERQDPPGYAEIWIRDGGTKPGTAAFDQLVDAWLDDFQARRVTGVGFGYVVVRRPAAGVAGPGGAVHLRRAERLPETLGSNPAGLGATVARVLDAAEWLGAHDDDALAAAHLRVAGDVTEERFYWPGNDDPTVMTLVQGGGFGRRVDADTALAAFVGACDGDLSVAAIIGAIAQITGADERALTADLLPRARDLVLDGLLLPA
- a CDS encoding NAD(P)-dependent oxidoreductase; this encodes MTRVVVTGGSGKLGRAVVRDLDAHGYDVVLVDRVPSPDKPERVQFVRTDLGDHGQVLGVLLGVDDRYDHVDAVVHLAAVPAPGQVPDVALITNNVTASINVFHAARAARIKNVVWASSETLLGIPMGEHHPPYLPVDEEFAVRPQSSYSLGKAVEEEMARHFTRWDPELKMIGLRFSNVMDETDYPAFPWDATPEAKTFNLWSYIDSRDGAQAVRKSLEAELTGFEAFVIASPDTVMDTPTIELVEQFVPEIERRADIDGVSSLLSSEKARELLGYAPEHTWRNHRS